From one Planktothrix agardhii NIES-204 genomic stretch:
- a CDS encoding TetR family transcriptional regulator, translated as MSHLHSPTALELENQILLAARGLFARKGYDSTTTRDLATAAGVAEATLFRHFANKKAILIAIVIQGWVEILTDLLTELSSISNYKSVTQLLYRRMINLHENADMMRICFLEAQVHPELRDRLQSEIINKMIDVTEAFFETAIQKGVYRPMNPKIIAQVFLGMFAIAGFSYNTLLEPNASPQEMKEMAEGLADIFLNGVLAKE; from the coding sequence ATGTCGCATCTCCATTCCCCTACAGCATTGGAATTAGAAAACCAGATTCTACTGGCAGCCCGGGGGTTATTTGCCCGCAAAGGCTATGATAGTACCACTACTCGTGATTTAGCGACAGCCGCCGGGGTCGCCGAAGCTACTTTGTTTAGACATTTTGCTAATAAAAAAGCGATTTTAATTGCCATTGTAATTCAGGGATGGGTGGAAATTTTAACGGATTTACTAACAGAATTGAGCTCTATTAGTAACTATAAATCCGTGACACAATTGTTATATCGACGGATGATAAATCTCCATGAAAATGCAGATATGATGAGAATTTGTTTTTTAGAAGCTCAAGTGCATCCTGAATTACGCGATCGCCTTCAATCAGAAATTATTAATAAAATGATTGATGTAACCGAGGCTTTTTTTGAAACTGCCATCCAAAAAGGAGTATATCGTCCGATGAATCCTAAAATTATTGCTCAAGTATTTCTAGGAATGTTTGCAATTGCAGGATTTAGTTATAATACCCTCCTAGAACCCAATGCTTCCCCCCAAGAAATGAAAGAAATGGCGGAAGGATTGGCTGATATTTTCCTAAATGGAGTATTAGCAAAAGAATAA
- a CDS encoding aminopeptidase P has product MLFNSSQFLIDTLRQRRQKLGYLIDFPAILWSGRESSRNFPANIYPFRASSHFLYFAGFPLKNAAIRLYEGGLELFMDDSPEGSALWHIEIPPRNQIAEMIGADFSYPLSELSDHLEDAATILVQNPITANEQRQLLNCPLRSAKEPEGIDLELTQAIIYLRLTHDDQALQELRQAAEVSIQAHKQGMKATKIAQLEAEIRAAMEGVIISHNMACSYNSIVTVQGEVLHNQHYHNPLQSGDLLLADVGAETAMGWAADITRTWPVSGRFSPTQRDIYQVVLKAHDTCINSIKPGIEYQEIHRIAAIIIAEGLVDLGILKGNPEDLVEQDAHALFFPHGIGHLLGLDVHDMEDLGDLAGYEHGRVRSQRFGWCFLRLNRPLKPRMLVTIEPGFYQVPAILNDPKNREQYQNIVNWERLEQFADVRGIRIEDDVLVTETGTEILTQSLPTSIQDIEDLVKN; this is encoded by the coding sequence ATGTTATTTAATTCTTCCCAATTCCTGATTGATACCCTCCGCCAACGGCGCCAAAAACTCGGCTATTTAATTGATTTTCCGGCAATTTTGTGGTCGGGTCGTGAATCTTCCCGCAATTTTCCTGCTAATATTTATCCCTTTCGTGCTAGTAGTCATTTTCTTTATTTTGCTGGATTTCCCTTAAAAAATGCAGCGATTCGTTTGTATGAAGGTGGCTTAGAATTATTTATGGATGATTCCCCCGAAGGTAGCGCCCTTTGGCATATCGAAATTCCCCCAAGAAATCAGATTGCAGAAATGATCGGTGCGGATTTTTCCTATCCCTTATCAGAATTATCTGATCATCTTGAAGATGCGGCAACTATTCTGGTACAAAATCCGATTACCGCCAACGAACAGCGTCAATTATTGAATTGTCCTTTAAGATCAGCAAAAGAGCCCGAAGGAATTGATTTAGAATTAACCCAGGCAATTATTTATTTGCGTCTAACCCATGATGATCAGGCATTACAGGAGTTACGCCAAGCCGCAGAAGTTAGTATTCAAGCCCATAAACAGGGGATGAAAGCAACAAAAATAGCCCAATTAGAAGCAGAAATTCGCGCGGCTATGGAAGGGGTAATTATTAGTCATAATATGGCCTGTTCCTATAATAGTATTGTCACGGTACAGGGAGAAGTTTTACATAATCAACACTATCATAATCCCTTACAATCTGGGGATTTACTATTAGCTGATGTGGGGGCAGAAACGGCGATGGGATGGGCGGCGGATATTACCCGAACTTGGCCGGTTTCGGGAAGATTTTCCCCAACGCAACGAGATATTTATCAAGTGGTTTTAAAGGCTCATGATACCTGTATTAATTCTATCAAACCTGGGATAGAATATCAAGAGATTCATCGAATTGCAGCAATAATAATTGCTGAAGGATTAGTCGATTTAGGAATATTAAAAGGAAATCCAGAGGATTTAGTAGAACAGGATGCCCACGCCTTATTTTTCCCCCATGGAATCGGGCATTTATTAGGCTTAGATGTGCATGACATGGAAGATTTAGGAGATTTAGCTGGATATGAACACGGACGGGTGAGAAGTCAACGGTTTGGCTGGTGTTTTCTGCGGTTAAATCGTCCCTTAAAACCCAGGATGTTAGTAACAATAGAACCCGGTTTTTATCAGGTTCCAGCTATTTTAAATGATCCTAAAAATCGAGAACAATATCAAAATATTGTTAATTGGGAACGTTTAGAACAGTTTGCCGATGTTCGAGGCATTAGAATAGAAGATGATGTCTTAGTCACGGAAACAGGAACAGAAATTTTAACCCAAAGTTTACCCACATCTATTCAAGATATAGAAGATTTAGTCAAAAATTAA
- a CDS encoding extracellular ligand-binding receptor has product MIKRKQFIPLLLSGITGAFVLACSPSQPSGNNTASNSNSTTNTVENSKGIPIGVVLAQTSNAALLGQEQVIGAKMAEQYFNQQGGINGTPIKLALQDGGGDEQGAINAFNTLITQQKVVGILGPSLSQQAFAADPIAERAKVPVLGPSNTAKGVPQIGDYIARVSAPVAVVAPNAVKAALKINPDIKKVAVFYAQNDAFSKSETETFQQTVKDLNLDLVTVQKFQTTDTDFQNQATAAINLNPDLIIISGLAADGGNLIKQLRQLGYQGLIIGGNGLNTSNIFSVCQKECDGVIIAQAYSPEIDNPINKTFRETYAAQNKKEPPQFTAQAFAGVQVFVDALKAVDQKNKLDSLSLEQLREQLNQAILSGKYETVLGNISFTPEGEVVQEKFYVAQIKMDETGKNGKFTYLK; this is encoded by the coding sequence ATGATTAAAAGAAAACAATTTATCCCGCTATTATTATCAGGAATAACCGGGGCTTTCGTCTTAGCCTGTAGTCCCTCTCAACCATCTGGAAATAACACCGCTTCTAATTCCAATTCCACGACAAATACCGTTGAAAATTCTAAAGGAATTCCGATTGGAGTTGTTCTCGCCCAAACCAGTAACGCTGCCTTATTAGGACAAGAACAAGTGATTGGGGCGAAAATGGCTGAACAATATTTTAATCAACAAGGAGGCATAAATGGCACTCCAATTAAATTAGCTCTCCAAGATGGGGGAGGCGATGAACAAGGGGCAATTAATGCCTTTAATACCCTAATTACTCAACAGAAAGTTGTGGGCATTTTAGGCCCTTCTTTATCTCAACAAGCCTTCGCCGCTGACCCCATTGCGGAACGGGCAAAAGTTCCGGTTTTAGGCCCTTCTAATACTGCCAAAGGAGTGCCTCAAATTGGTGATTATATTGCCCGGGTTTCTGCCCCGGTTGCCGTTGTCGCCCCGAATGCGGTAAAAGCGGCATTAAAAATCAATCCTGATATTAAAAAAGTAGCGGTTTTCTACGCTCAAAATGATGCTTTTAGTAAATCAGAAACGGAGACTTTTCAACAAACAGTTAAAGATTTAAACCTAGATTTGGTGACAGTTCAAAAGTTCCAGACCACCGACACGGATTTTCAAAATCAAGCCACCGCAGCGATTAATTTAAACCCAGATTTAATTATTATTTCGGGACTGGCAGCGGATGGAGGAAATTTAATCAAACAGTTACGACAATTGGGTTATCAAGGATTAATTATTGGGGGAAATGGTTTAAATACTTCTAATATTTTTTCCGTCTGTCAAAAAGAATGTGATGGGGTAATTATTGCCCAAGCCTATAGTCCTGAAATTGATAATCCAATTAACAAAACCTTTCGGGAAACCTACGCAGCCCAAAATAAAAAAGAACCCCCGCAATTTACCGCCCAAGCCTTCGCCGGAGTTCAAGTATTTGTTGATGCTTTAAAAGCGGTTGACCAGAAAAATAAACTTGATAGTTTATCCTTAGAACAGCTAAGAGAACAATTAAATCAAGCAATTTTATCAGGAAAATATGAAACGGTTTTAGGCAATATTTCTTTTACCCCCGAAGGTGAAGTGGTGCAAGAAAAGTTTTATGTTGCCCAAATTAAAATGGATGAAACGGGAAAAAATGGTAAGTTTACATATTTAAAATAG
- a CDS encoding light-independent protochlorophyllide reductase, B subunit yields MKLAYWMYAGPAHIGTLRIASSFKNVHAIMHAPLGDDYFNVMRSMLERERNYTPVTASVVDRNVLARGSQEKVVDNIVRKDREEHPDLILLTPTCTSSILQEDLHNFVERAQLDAKGDVMLADVNHYRFNELQAADRTLQQVVQFYLEKAKKKGDIPEGKTEKPSVNIIGISTLGFHHHHDCTELKRLMVDLGIEVNEVIPEGASVHNLKNLPRAWFNLVPYRELGLMAAKYLEEEFGTPCVDITPMGVVETARCIRKIQQVINDQGANVDYSEYIDNQTLYVSQSAWFSRSIDCQNLTGKKAVVFGDNTHAAAMTKILAREMGIHVVCAGTYCKYDGDWFKEQVSEYCDEVLISEDNGQIGDMIARIEPSAIFGTQMERHVGKRLDIPCGVIASPIHIQNFPIGYKPFLGYEGTNQITDLIYNSFTLGMEDHLLEIFGGHDTKEVITKGISAGSDLNWTREAQTELNKVPGFVRGKVKRNTEKFARERGLNEISLEVMYAAKEAVGA; encoded by the coding sequence ATGAAATTAGCTTATTGGATGTATGCTGGCCCCGCCCATATTGGCACCTTGAGAATTGCCAGTTCCTTCAAAAATGTTCACGCCATCATGCACGCCCCTTTAGGAGATGACTACTTCAACGTCATGCGGTCTATGTTAGAAAGGGAACGGAACTATACACCTGTGACCGCTAGTGTTGTAGACCGGAACGTTTTAGCCCGGGGTTCCCAAGAAAAAGTGGTTGATAATATTGTTAGAAAAGATCGAGAAGAACATCCCGATTTAATTCTATTAACTCCTACTTGTACCTCCAGTATTTTACAAGAAGATTTACACAATTTTGTTGAACGTGCCCAACTCGATGCTAAAGGCGATGTCATGTTAGCCGACGTCAATCATTATCGCTTTAATGAACTGCAAGCGGCTGACCGGACATTACAACAAGTGGTTCAATTTTATCTGGAAAAAGCCAAGAAAAAAGGCGATATTCCTGAAGGCAAAACCGAAAAACCCTCGGTTAATATTATTGGAATCTCTACCCTTGGTTTCCATCACCATCATGACTGTACCGAGTTAAAACGGTTAATGGTAGATTTAGGAATTGAAGTTAATGAAGTGATTCCCGAAGGGGCATCAGTTCACAACTTAAAAAACCTTCCTCGCGCTTGGTTTAACCTGGTTCCCTATCGAGAATTAGGGTTAATGGCAGCCAAGTATTTAGAAGAAGAATTTGGCACTCCTTGTGTTGATATTACGCCGATGGGAGTGGTTGAAACCGCCCGTTGTATTCGCAAAATTCAACAAGTAATTAATGATCAAGGGGCGAATGTTGATTATAGTGAATATATTGATAATCAAACCCTGTATGTGTCTCAATCCGCTTGGTTTTCCCGTTCTATTGACTGTCAGAATTTAACCGGAAAAAAAGCCGTTGTGTTTGGGGATAATACCCACGCCGCCGCAATGACAAAAATTCTGGCGCGAGAAATGGGAATTCATGTTGTTTGTGCCGGAACCTATTGCAAATATGATGGCGATTGGTTTAAGGAACAAGTCAGTGAATATTGCGATGAAGTTCTGATTAGTGAAGATAACGGTCAAATCGGAGATATGATTGCCAGAATTGAACCTTCTGCTATTTTTGGAACCCAAATGGAACGTCATGTTGGGAAACGTTTAGATATTCCCTGTGGTGTGATTGCTTCCCCGATTCATATTCAGAATTTCCCCATTGGTTATAAACCATTTTTAGGCTATGAAGGAACTAATCAAATCACCGATTTAATCTATAATTCCTTTACTTTGGGAATGGAAGATCACCTCTTAGAAATCTTTGGCGGACATGATACTAAAGAAGTGATTACCAAAGGAATTTCGGCGGGTTCTGATTTGAATTGGACAAGAGAAGCTCAAACTGAACTAAATAAAGTTCCGGGGTTTGTTCGCGGTAAAGTTAAACGCAATACCGAAAAATTTGCCCGTGAAAGAGGTTTAAATGAAATTTCCTTAGAAGTAATGTATGCGGCAAAAGAAGCCGTAGGAGCTTAA
- the ureB gene encoding urease subunit beta: MIPGELIVKAGEIELNVGRPTLKVKVGNTGDRPIQIGSHYHFYEVNEALKFKREKTKGMRLNIPAGTAVRFEPGDEQEVELVTIAGSREIYGFNGLVESQLNLNLSEAEKQEKKEKVKKDKKDKGKKKK; encoded by the coding sequence ATGATTCCAGGTGAACTGATTGTTAAAGCCGGTGAAATTGAACTTAATGTTGGTCGTCCGACTTTAAAGGTTAAAGTGGGGAATACAGGCGATCGCCCAATTCAAATTGGCTCCCATTATCACTTTTATGAAGTTAATGAAGCCTTGAAATTTAAACGCGAAAAAACTAAGGGAATGCGGTTAAATATTCCTGCGGGAACTGCGGTGAGATTTGAGCCGGGAGATGAACAGGAAGTTGAGTTAGTGACAATAGCAGGAAGTCGAGAAATCTATGGGTTTAATGGCTTAGTGGAAAGTCAGTTAAATTTGAATTTATCTGAAGCAGAGAAACAAGAAAAAAAAGAGAAGGTTAAGAAAGATAAAAAAGACAAGGGGAAGAAGAAAAAATAA
- the ureC gene encoding urease alpha subunit — MGYKMDRRAYAETFGPTVGDRIRLADTELIIEVEMDYTNYGDEVKFGGGKVIRDGMGQSPISREDGAVDLVITNALIVDWWGIVKADVGIKDGKIYKIGKAGNPYIQDNIDIIIGPSTEAIAGEGMLLTAGGIDSHIHFICPQQIETAIASGITTMIGGGTGPATGTNATTCTPGAWNIYRMLEAAEAFPMNLGFLGKGNSSQPQGLVEQIVAGAMGLKLHEDWGTTPMAIDTCLKVADEYDVQVAIHTDTLNESGFVETTIEAFKNRVIHTYHTEGAGGGHAPDIIKVCSLKNVLPSSTNPTRPYTMNTLEEHLDMLMVCHHLDRNIPEDVAFAESRIRRETIAAEDILHDLGAFSMISSDSQAMGRVGETIIRTWQTAHKMKVQRGLLTDPENAQVTHDNFRVKRYIAKYTINPAIAHGISDYVGSIAEGKLADLCLWKPAFFGVKPELVIKGGLIAWAQMGDANASIPTPQPVYGRPMFGSFGKAISSTSLTFMSQAALDAKIPEQLGLKKQCVAVSGTRNISKADMKLNDALPEIEVDPETYQVKADGQLLTCEPAEVLPMAQRYFLF; from the coding sequence ATGGGTTATAAAATGGATCGGCGGGCTTATGCAGAAACCTTTGGGCCAACGGTGGGCGATCGCATTCGGTTAGCAGATACGGAATTAATTATTGAAGTCGAAATGGACTATACAAATTATGGGGATGAGGTAAAATTTGGGGGCGGAAAAGTAATTCGGGATGGCATGGGACAATCTCCAATTTCCCGGGAAGATGGGGCGGTAGATTTAGTAATTACGAATGCTTTAATTGTAGATTGGTGGGGGATTGTTAAAGCAGATGTGGGGATAAAAGATGGGAAAATTTATAAAATTGGGAAAGCGGGAAATCCCTATATTCAAGATAATATTGATATTATTATCGGCCCTTCTACTGAAGCGATCGCCGGGGAAGGAATGCTCCTCACCGCCGGAGGAATTGATAGCCATATTCACTTTATTTGTCCTCAACAAATAGAGACCGCCATTGCATCAGGAATTACCACAATGATCGGGGGTGGAACTGGCCCGGCAACGGGAACAAATGCCACTACTTGTACTCCAGGTGCCTGGAATATTTATCGGATGTTAGAAGCGGCGGAAGCCTTTCCGATGAATTTAGGATTTTTAGGCAAAGGAAATAGTAGTCAACCCCAAGGTTTAGTCGAACAAATTGTGGCGGGGGCGATGGGTTTAAAACTACATGAAGATTGGGGAACTACGCCTATGGCAATTGATACTTGTTTAAAAGTTGCCGATGAATATGACGTTCAAGTTGCCATTCATACGGATACTTTAAATGAATCTGGGTTCGTAGAAACGACCATTGAAGCGTTTAAAAATCGGGTGATTCATACTTACCATACCGAAGGGGCTGGAGGCGGTCACGCACCGGATATTATTAAGGTTTGTAGCCTGAAAAATGTCCTACCTTCTTCTACAAATCCCACCCGTCCCTATACGATGAATACCTTAGAAGAACATTTAGATATGTTGATGGTTTGCCATCATTTAGATCGAAATATTCCAGAGGATGTGGCTTTTGCTGAGTCCCGAATTCGTCGAGAAACTATTGCCGCCGAAGATATTTTGCATGATTTAGGGGCATTTAGTATGATTTCTTCTGATTCTCAAGCGATGGGAAGGGTGGGAGAAACTATTATTAGAACGTGGCAAACAGCCCATAAAATGAAAGTACAACGGGGGCTATTAACTGACCCTGAAAATGCTCAAGTAACCCATGATAATTTTCGGGTAAAACGCTATATTGCTAAGTATACCATTAATCCAGCGATCGCCCATGGAATTTCTGATTATGTGGGGTCAATTGCTGAAGGAAAATTAGCAGATTTGTGTTTATGGAAACCTGCTTTTTTTGGGGTGAAACCGGAATTAGTGATTAAAGGCGGGTTAATTGCTTGGGCACAAATGGGGGATGCTAATGCTAGTATTCCTACTCCTCAACCTGTCTATGGTCGTCCGATGTTTGGGAGTTTTGGAAAAGCAATTTCATCTACTTCTTTAACCTTTATGTCTCAAGCAGCTTTAGATGCCAAAATTCCCGAACAATTAGGGTTAAAAAAACAATGTGTTGCGGTTTCTGGTACTCGAAATATTAGTAAAGCGGACATGAAATTAAATGATGCCTTGCCAGAAATTGAGGTTGATCCTGAAACCTATCAGGTCAAAGCAGACGGGCAATTATTAACCTGTGAACCTGCGGAGGTTTTACCAATGGCGCAGCGTTATTTCTTGTTTTAG
- a CDS encoding ABC transporter ATP-binding protein, with product MSQLSAINLGRKIQSRWVWRGVNLVLSPGMCLGLVGATGTGKTLLMRALAGLDPINEGEIKLGNRSLTQCYIPQYRSLVIYLHQRSVLLEGTVETNLKRIYDLSVHHQKYYNPQRVENWFLYLGRSPDFLQQSTQNLSGGETQLVALIRGLQLDPLVLLLDEPTASLDPKTTQQVESLIQRWLTENPERACIWTSHDSKQLHRVTQVQQELISDQ from the coding sequence ATGAGCCAATTATCAGCGATTAATCTTGGTCGTAAAATTCAGTCTCGATGGGTTTGGCGAGGGGTTAATTTGGTATTGTCCCCCGGGATGTGTTTGGGTTTAGTTGGGGCTACAGGAACCGGAAAAACCCTGTTAATGAGGGCTTTAGCAGGTTTAGATCCCATTAATGAAGGCGAAATTAAACTGGGAAATCGGTCTTTAACCCAATGTTATATCCCTCAATATCGTTCTTTAGTTATTTATTTACATCAACGTTCGGTATTATTAGAAGGAACTGTAGAAACAAATTTAAAAAGGATTTATGATCTATCGGTTCATCATCAAAAATATTATAATCCGCAACGGGTAGAAAACTGGTTTTTATATCTGGGGCGATCGCCTGATTTTCTCCAACAATCTACCCAAAATCTATCAGGAGGAGAAACACAATTAGTGGCATTAATTAGAGGATTACAATTAGATCCCTTAGTGTTATTATTAGATGAACCTACCGCATCTTTAGACCCTAAAACCACGCAACAAGTTGAATCTTTAATTCAACGTTGGTTAACTGAAAACCCAGAACGAGCTTGTATTTGGACAAGTCATGATTCTAAACAATTGCATCGGGTAACTCAAGTTCAACAAGAATTAATTTCTGATCAATAA
- the urtE gene encoding urea ABC transporter, ATP-binding protein UrtE, whose translation MIGRTEGAVMESVAPPDIMLRVSGLNVYYGESHILRDVDLNVFPGQMVCLIGRNGVGKTTLLKSIMGLLKPKTGEIYFKGQPINKVSTDKRARLGIGYVPQGREVIPRVTVKENLLLGLEALAQRPKGKPEIPDEIFELFPVLKTMLSRMGGDLSGGQQQQLAIARALMGKPQLLVLDEPTEGIQPSIILEIEAAVRGIIQTTGISVLLVEQHLHFVRQADRYYAMQKGGIVASGATKDLSQEVIQRFLAV comes from the coding sequence ATGATCGGAAGAACAGAAGGAGCAGTTATGGAATCTGTAGCACCGCCAGATATTATGTTAAGAGTGTCTGGATTGAATGTTTATTATGGGGAAAGTCATATTTTACGCGATGTAGATTTAAACGTTTTCCCCGGACAAATGGTATGTTTAATTGGGCGGAATGGCGTGGGAAAAACCACTTTATTAAAAAGTATTATGGGGTTACTCAAACCCAAAACTGGAGAGATTTATTTCAAAGGTCAACCCATTAATAAAGTTTCAACGGATAAACGGGCTAGATTAGGTATTGGTTATGTTCCCCAAGGACGAGAAGTTATTCCCAGGGTGACAGTGAAAGAAAATCTATTATTAGGGTTAGAAGCATTAGCCCAAAGACCGAAAGGAAAACCAGAAATTCCTGATGAAATTTTTGAATTATTCCCAGTTTTAAAAACTATGTTATCCCGCATGGGAGGAGATTTAAGTGGCGGACAACAACAACAGTTAGCTATTGCTAGGGCGTTAATGGGAAAACCGCAATTATTAGTTTTAGATGAACCCACAGAAGGGATTCAACCTTCAATTATTTTAGAGATTGAAGCGGCGGTGCGGGGAATTATTCAAACAACAGGAATATCCGTTTTATTAGTCGAACAACATTTGCATTTTGTTCGTCAAGCTGACCGTTATTATGCTATGCAAAAAGGTGGAATTGTGGCTTCTGGTGCAACAAAAGATTTAAGTCAAGAAGTCATCCAACGATTTTTAGCGGTGTGA
- the urtD gene encoding urea ABC transporter, ATP-binding protein UrtD: MNAKILEINDVTVSFDGFKALNHLTFSMDVGELRVIIGPNGAGKTTFLDVITGKVQPTSGQVFFKGRNLKKMPEYQIACFGVGRKFQTPRIYLNLTVRDNLGLACNRNKNVFPTLFQRTTGPEIRNVAGLLDTIGLIAKADFPAALLSHGEKQRLEIGMLVAQSPDLLLVDEPVAGLTDEETENVGNLLLALAESHSIIVIEHDMEFVRQIARTVTVLHQGSVLCQGDMDEVQNDPRVIEVYLGKQEED, encoded by the coding sequence ATGAATGCTAAAATTTTAGAAATTAATGATGTCACCGTCAGTTTTGATGGATTCAAAGCCCTCAATCACTTAACATTTAGTATGGATGTGGGGGAATTGCGAGTAATTATTGGCCCCAATGGAGCGGGTAAAACTACTTTTTTGGATGTGATTACCGGAAAAGTTCAACCCACGAGCGGACAGGTATTTTTTAAAGGGCGTAATTTAAAAAAAATGCCCGAATATCAAATTGCTTGTTTTGGAGTTGGGCGGAAATTTCAAACCCCTAGAATTTATCTAAATTTAACAGTTAGAGATAATTTAGGTTTAGCTTGTAACCGCAATAAAAATGTATTTCCCACCCTATTTCAACGGACTACAGGGCCAGAAATTAGAAACGTTGCGGGACTTTTAGATACAATTGGGTTAATTGCTAAAGCCGATTTTCCGGCGGCGTTACTGTCTCACGGGGAAAAACAACGGTTAGAAATTGGGATGTTAGTAGCACAATCTCCCGATTTATTATTAGTAGATGAACCCGTGGCGGGACTTACGGATGAAGAAACGGAAAATGTGGGTAATTTGCTGTTAGCATTAGCAGAAAGTCACTCGATTATTGTGATTGAACATGATATGGAATTTGTCCGACAAATTGCCAGAACTGTGACGGTTTTACATCAAGGTTCGGTATTATGTCAAGGAGATATGGATGAAGTTCAAAATGACCCTAGGGTGATTGAGGTTTATTTGGGTAAACAAGAGGAGGATTAA
- the urtC gene encoding urea transport system permease protein produces MNNDVILPQTQKQKHKKKLIEGSIIMALGLFFAIIMPLILPTFRLQLLGRFLALAIAALGIDLIWGYTGLLSLGHGIFFALGGYALAMYLKLQLPAGQIPDFFTLYGVNDLPWLWKPFYSFSFTLFAVIIIPGIVAGLLGYLVFRNRIKGVYFSIITQAALIVFFNFFNGQQQLINGTNGLKTETDKIFGFVVGSAPVQLAFYEITILFLIATYLICRWLTSGRFGNLLIAIRDDEFRLRFSGYNPTWFKVLVFAISGAFAGIAGALYTVQTGIITPNAMDVAFSIEMVIWVAVGGRGSLIGAILGTLLVRLGRTVLSEQFPEVWLFFQGALFLIVVTILPDGIVGWVRNFSFDKIRALFGFPKPVATYPSLEEDQEIELEREEFEQKITKD; encoded by the coding sequence ATGAACAATGATGTTATTCTACCTCAAACCCAGAAGCAGAAACACAAAAAAAAGCTGATTGAAGGGTCAATAATTATGGCACTTGGCTTGTTTTTTGCCATAATTATGCCCTTAATCTTACCTACTTTTCGGTTACAATTATTGGGTCGATTTCTCGCCTTAGCCATTGCGGCATTAGGGATTGATTTAATCTGGGGATATACGGGATTACTCAGTTTAGGACATGGGATCTTTTTTGCATTAGGTGGTTATGCCCTAGCCATGTACCTAAAATTGCAACTTCCCGCCGGACAAATCCCCGATTTTTTTACTCTCTATGGGGTGAATGATTTACCTTGGTTATGGAAACCCTTTTATTCCTTTAGCTTTACCCTCTTTGCCGTAATTATTATTCCGGGGATTGTGGCCGGATTATTAGGGTATTTAGTCTTTAGAAACCGAATTAAAGGGGTATATTTTTCAATTATTACCCAAGCGGCATTAATCGTTTTCTTTAACTTTTTTAATGGTCAACAACAACTCATTAATGGAACCAACGGGTTAAAAACAGAAACCGATAAAATTTTTGGATTTGTTGTCGGCTCTGCCCCTGTTCAGTTAGCATTTTATGAAATCACAATTCTGTTTTTAATTGCTACCTATTTAATCTGTCGTTGGTTAACCAGTGGACGGTTTGGTAACTTATTAATAGCGATTCGAGATGATGAATTTCGGTTGAGATTCTCCGGTTATAATCCTACTTGGTTTAAGGTTTTAGTCTTTGCGATTTCGGGAGCATTTGCCGGAATTGCCGGGGCTCTGTATACCGTCCAAACCGGAATTATTACCCCGAATGCGATGGATGTTGCCTTTTCTATTGAAATGGTGATTTGGGTGGCTGTGGGAGGGCGAGGAAGTTTAATTGGGGCAATTTTAGGAACCCTATTAGTCCGCTTGGGAAGAACTGTCTTAAGTGAACAATTCCCCGAAGTTTGGCTATTTTTTCAAGGGGCATTATTCTTAATTGTAGTGACAATATTACCCGATGGAATTGTGGGATGGGTACGAAACTTTAGCTTTGATAAAATTCGTGCCTTATTCGGATTTCCTAAGCCCGTGGCGACCTATCCCAGTTTAGAAGAAGACCAGGAAATAGAGTTAGAAAGAGAGGAATTTGAACAGAAAATAACCAAAGATTAA